Proteins from a genomic interval of Callospermophilus lateralis isolate mCalLat2 chromosome 1, mCalLat2.hap1, whole genome shotgun sequence:
- the Casp2 gene encoding caspase-2 isoform X2, with protein MAAPSAGSPPALQQRGLMAADRRRRISMVYGMHPDHQETLKKNRVVLAKQLLLSELLEHLLEKDIITLEMRELIQAKVGSFSQNVELLNLLPKRGPQAFDAFCAALRETKQGHLEDLLLTTLSGLQHVLPPLSCDYDMNLPFPVCESCTPHKQLRLSSDTMEHSLDNGDGPPCLQVKPCTPEFYQTHCQLAYKLQSRPRGLALVLSNVLFTGEKELEFRSGGDVDHSTLVTLFKHLGYNVHVLHDQTAQEMQEKLQNFAQLPAHRVTDSCIVALLSHGVEGSIYGVDGKLLQLQEVFRLFDNANCPSLQNKPKMFFIQACRGGAIGSLGHLLLFTAATASLALRD; from the exons ATGGCGGCGCCGAGCGCGGGGTCCCCTCCCGCCCTGCAGCAAAGGGGGCTAATGGCTGCTGACCGGAGGCGCAG GATATCAATGGTTTATGGTATGCATCCTGACCATCAGGAGACTTTGAAAAAGAACCGAGTGGTGCTAGCCAAacagctgttgctgagtgaactaTTGGAACATCTCCTGGAGAAGGACATCATCACTCTGGAAATGAGGGAGCTCATCCAG GCCAAAGTGGGCAGTTTCAGCCAGAATGTGGAACTCCTCAACTTGCTGCCCAAGAGGGGACCCCAGGCTTTTGATGCTTTCTGTGCAGCACTGAGGGAGACCAAGCAGGGGCACCTGGAGGATCTATTACTCACCACTCTCTCTGGTCTTCAGCATGTACTCCCACCG TTGAGCTGTGACTACGACATGAATCTCCCTTTCCCAGTATGTGAGTCCTGTACCCCTCACAAGCAGCTCCGCCTGTCGTCAG ACACTATGGAACACTCCCTAGATAATGGAGATGGTCCTCCTTGCCTTCAGGTGAAGCCTTGCACTCCTGAGTTTTATCAAACACACTGCCAGTTG GCCTACAAGTTGCAGTCTCGGCCTCGTGGCCTGGCATTGGTGCTGAGTAATGTGCTCTTCACTGGAGAGAAAGAACTGGAATTTCGCTCTGGAGGGGATGTGGACCACAGTACTCTAGTCACTCTCTTCAAACATTTGGGCTACAATGTCCATGTCCTGCATGACCAGACTGCACAG GAAATGCAAGAGAAACTCCAGAATTTTGCACAGTTACCTGCACACCGTGTCACAGACTCCTGCATAGTGGCACTCCTTTCACATGGTGTGGAGGGCAGCATCTATGGTGTGGATGGCAAACTGCTGCAG CTCCAAGAGGTTTTTCGGCTCTTTGACAACGCTAACTGTCCAAGCCTACAGAACAAGCCGAAAATGTTCTTCATCCAGGCCTGCCGTGGAG GTGCTATTGGATCCCTTGGGCACCTCCTTCTGTTCACTGCTGCCACCGCCTCTCTTGCTCT